A DNA window from Calliphora vicina chromosome 1, idCalVici1.1, whole genome shotgun sequence contains the following coding sequences:
- the LOC135950657 gene encoding ankyrin repeat and ELMO domain-containing protein D-like, producing the protein MGPTQRSQVARSLRYCVNCLARTHVVAECDSSDTCLYCQQLHHTLLHPNRRSRTVHERLGERPSNSGSPIRSRMSVVRATTIRRIRSTTPGHNARNGNNSTRRRYTNQQNRTTNIRHHTIRHRNRNINRNMNHNNNNRNNTQPPAPNHHILSEAIRSLAVVLCASSSNQ; encoded by the coding sequence ATGGGGCCAACTCAAAGAAGTCAGGTGGCTCGCAGTCTTAGGTACTGCGTAAACTGTTTGGCTCGGACCCATGTCGTTGCTGAGTGTGACAGTAGTGACACCTGTTTGTACTGCCAGCAACTACACCATACTCTGCTTCACCCCAATAGACGTAGTCGAACAGTGCATGAACGCCTGGGAGAACGGCCTAGCAACAGTGGCTCACCCATCCGAAGTAGGATGTCCGTAGTGCGTGCAACAACCATACGCAGAATACGCTCCACCACACCGGGCCACAATGCAAGAAACGGCAACAACAGCACCCGGCGCCGCTACACCAATCAACAAAACCGCACCACCAACATCAGACACCACACCATCCGCCACCGCAATCGCAACATCAACCGCAACAtgaaccacaacaacaacaaccgaaACAACACCCAACCACCGGCTCCAAATCACCATATCCTTTCCGAGGCAATCCGATCATTAGCCGTGGTCTTATGTGCTTCCTCCTCCAACCAATAA